The Mycolicibacterium monacense genome contains the following window.
GTCAGGCTCAACCCCTGGTCGACGTGCTGGGTCGCCGCGGCGTAGGTGTCGATGATCTTCTCGTACCCGATCTCGTACGCGTCCTGGTAGTACTCCAGGTTGTCGTTGGTCAGGTACGGCGCCGGGTAGTAGACGCGACCGATCTTGCCTTCCTTGCGGATCTCGATCTTGCTCGCCACCGGGTGGATCGAGCTGGTCGAGTGGTTGATGTAGGAGATCGACCCCGTCGGCGGTACGGCCTGCAGATTCTGGTTGTAGATGCCGTGCTGCTGCACCGACTCCTTCAACCGCCGCCAGTCGTCCTGGTTCGGGATGCGGATGCCCGCATCGGCGAACAGCTGACGGACCCGTTCGGTCTTGGGCTCCCAGGGCTGCTCGGTGTACTTGTCGAAGAACTCACCCGAGGCGTACTTCGAGCGCTCGAACCCCTTGAAGTGCGTACCGCGTTCGATCGCAATACGATTCGACGCCCGCAACGCGTGGTAGAGCACGGTGTAGAAGTAGATGTTGGTGAAGTCCACACCCTCGTCGGAGCCGTAGAAGATCCGCTCTCGGGCCAGGTACCCGTGCAGGTTCATCTGCCCGAGACCGATCGCGTGGGAGTCGTTGTTGCCCTGCTCGATCGACGGCACGGAGGTGATGTGCGTCTGATCGCTCACCGCGGTCAGCGCGCGGATCGCCACCTCGATGGTCTGCGCGAAGTCCGGCGAGTCCATCGCCTTGGCGATGTTCAGCGACCCCAGGTTGCACGAGATGTCCTTGCCGACCTTCGCATAGGACAGATCGTCGTTGAACTCCGACGGCGTGGAGACCTGCAGGATCTCCGAGCACAGGTTGGAGTGGGTGATCTTGCCCTCGATCGGGTTCGACCGGTTCACGGTGTCCTCGTACATGATGTACGGGTAACCCGACTCGAACTGCAGCTCGGCGAGGGTCTGGAAGAACTCGCGCGCCTTGATCTTCGTCTTGCGGATCCGGCTGTCGTCGACCATCTCGTAGTACTTCTCGGTCACCGAGATGTCGGCGAACGGCACGCCGTAGACCCGTTCGACGTCGTACGGCGAGAACAGGTACATGTCCTCGTTCTTCTTCGCCAGCTCGAAGGTGATGTCGGGGATCACCACACCGAGGCTCAGCGTCTTGATGCGGATCTTCTCGTCGGCGTTCTCACGCTTGGTGTCGAGGAACCGGTAGATGTCCGGGTGGTGCGCGTGCAGGTACACCGCACCGGCGCCCTGCCGCGCGCCCAGCTGGTTGGCATAGGAGAACGAGTCCTCGAGCAGCTTCATGATCGGGATCACGCCCGAGGACTGGTTCTCGATGTTCTTGATCGGGGCGCCGTGTTCACGGATGTTGCTGAGCAGCAACGCAACTCCGCCGCCGCGCTTCGACAGCTGCAGCGCCGAGTTGATGGAGCGGCCGATGGACTCCATGTTGTCCTCGATGCGAAGCAGGAAGCAGCTGACCGGTTCACCGCGCTGCTTCTTGCCGGAGTTGAGGAACGTCGGGGTGGCCGGCTGGAAACGCCCGTCGATGATCTCGTCGACGAGCTTCTCTGCCAGTGTGGTGTCACCGGCGGCCAGCGTCAGCGCCACCATCACGACGCGGTCCTCGAAGCGTTCGAGGTAACGCTTCCCGTCGAACGTCTTGAGCGTGTAGGAGGTGTAGTACTTGAACGCCCCGAGGAAGGTCGGGAAGCGGAACTTCTTGGCGTACGCGCGGTCGAGCAGCGTCTTGACGAAGTTGCGCGAGTACTGGTCGAGCACCTCGCGCTCGTAGTAATCCTTCTGGATCAGGTAGTCGAGTTTCTCGTCCTGATTGTGGAAGAAGACCGTGTTCTGGTTGACGTGCTGCAGGAAGTACTCGCGAGCGGCGAGGACGTCCTTGTCGAACTGAATCTTTCCGTCTTTGTCGTACAGATTCAGCATCGCGTTCAACGCGTGGTAGTCGGTCTCCCCGGGAAGCGCGTGCGCGCCGGTGGTTACAGGCTCTGCAGCTGTGACGGTGGGTGGCACGTCTGTTCCTTCCAGAAGTTTTCAAGGCCGGCGCGGACCGCGAGGACGTCGTCGGTCGTCCCCATCAGTTCGAAGCGATACAGATACGGGACGCCGCATTTGCGGGACACCACGTCACCCGCGTAGCCGAATTCGGCGCCGAAGTTGGTGTTGCCCGCGGCGATGACGCCGCGGATCAACGACCGGTTGTGCTCGTTGTTGAGGAATGCGATGACCTGTTTGGGGACGTATCCCCCGGCATCGGGGTCGGGCCCGTTGGCGTGGCCGCCGCCGTAGGTGGGCAGCACGAGCACGTAGGGCTCGCGAACAAAGTCGGGGTCCTGGATACGTCCGAGAATCGGGATCCGGGTGGCGGGCAGCTCCAGCTTCTCGACGAAGCGGTGGGTGTTCTCCGAGACGCTGGAGAAGTACACGATGTTGCCCATTGACTCGAACCTCCGCAGTACCGCGTACCCGGTCAGGCGGTGGCGGCCACCGCGCCGGAGAGGGCCTTGATCCGGTCCGGACGGAAGCCCGACCAGTGGTCGTTGCCGGCCACCACCACGGGAGCCTGCAGGTAACCCAGCGCCATCACGTAGTCGCGCGCCTCGCTGTCGAGCGAGATGTCCACGACCTCGTAGTCGATGCCCTGCTTGTCCAGCGCCTTGTAGGTGGCGTTGCACTGCACGCATGCGGGCTTGGTGTACACGGTGATCAAGGGCTGCGACATCGGCGGTACGGCTCCTTACGCGAACGGCGGTGGTGAATTCAAATCGGACTGGCAACTGCATCGGTACTTCGTGCCGCTGTGATGTTCAGCGGTCCGCGGGCTCCGGAAATTCCTGG
Protein-coding sequences here:
- the nrdE gene encoding class 1b ribonucleoside-diphosphate reductase subunit alpha; the protein is MPPTVTAAEPVTTGAHALPGETDYHALNAMLNLYDKDGKIQFDKDVLAAREYFLQHVNQNTVFFHNQDEKLDYLIQKDYYEREVLDQYSRNFVKTLLDRAYAKKFRFPTFLGAFKYYTSYTLKTFDGKRYLERFEDRVVMVALTLAAGDTTLAEKLVDEIIDGRFQPATPTFLNSGKKQRGEPVSCFLLRIEDNMESIGRSINSALQLSKRGGGVALLLSNIREHGAPIKNIENQSSGVIPIMKLLEDSFSYANQLGARQGAGAVYLHAHHPDIYRFLDTKRENADEKIRIKTLSLGVVIPDITFELAKKNEDMYLFSPYDVERVYGVPFADISVTEKYYEMVDDSRIRKTKIKAREFFQTLAELQFESGYPYIMYEDTVNRSNPIEGKITHSNLCSEILQVSTPSEFNDDLSYAKVGKDISCNLGSLNIAKAMDSPDFAQTIEVAIRALTAVSDQTHITSVPSIEQGNNDSHAIGLGQMNLHGYLARERIFYGSDEGVDFTNIYFYTVLYHALRASNRIAIERGTHFKGFERSKYASGEFFDKYTEQPWEPKTERVRQLFADAGIRIPNQDDWRRLKESVQQHGIYNQNLQAVPPTGSISYINHSTSSIHPVASKIEIRKEGKIGRVYYPAPYLTNDNLEYYQDAYEIGYEKIIDTYAAATQHVDQGLSLTLFFKDTATTRDVNKAQIYAWRKGIKTLYYIRLRQMALEGTEVEGCVSCML
- a CDS encoding redoxin NrdH, which gives rise to MSQPLITVYTKPACVQCNATYKALDKQGIDYEVVDISLDSEARDYVMALGYLQAPVVVAGNDHWSGFRPDRIKALSGAVAATA
- the nrdI gene encoding class Ib ribonucleoside-diphosphate reductase assembly flavoprotein NrdI encodes the protein MGNIVYFSSVSENTHRFVEKLELPATRIPILGRIQDPDFVREPYVLVLPTYGGGHANGPDPDAGGYVPKQVIAFLNNEHNRSLIRGVIAAGNTNFGAEFGYAGDVVSRKCGVPYLYRFELMGTTDDVLAVRAGLENFWKEQTCHPPSQLQSL